The Diospyros lotus cultivar Yz01 chromosome 15, ASM1463336v1, whole genome shotgun sequence genome has a window encoding:
- the LOC127792412 gene encoding uncharacterized protein LOC127792412 gives MEASSIVSKARTAFHSAAAKAERVFTDIRKSDNSLTDRDVTVDSIGEDCDRKSVESSDSDSINNAGDSKSRQEIKYLTRKPAPLKTKQDWQERFKNFRIGRKGVEDFETAQHSTMELFDEKVFVLSTRDAFESKGSETGSSPERMTNTSIIPPASVLKQLVIAFEAGKKYKSMKDLLASSRDSSPVRERALSAVKSLMLRDKEDKFTAEFGGDAKVLSLLNSLLDAERQFPGRKTQFGFDTLPSMTSLPKDIHGAPPASFVVELSEVIGSLKTLRKMSLFWCKVVAELRRLWSEGQYVPGIPTDEIPDLNLCLLYQKLQVINCCISRKRRRSNAADSLESLIKLANSNVEQSAAVEGTGLITSGLYARISTEELVLRLGADKKSDNLTMLETGEPIYTPVVQEEPLLTEDLMRETEELVLRTGSVGAGCSQLLSDMQAFKAANPGCILEDFVRWHSPPDWTEMEPSGTSENAFRDGDSSCARGQLSNRMQKEGNLWRELWDTAKPIPAVKQAPLFDEDLAVEDILNDLEEIPPSELLGQLFLSLLGSGFVIAEEKLSTNSSFSKMFYECRDYILSSCQGSIWAQKVDDICQVYETVEMMLLKPEEVMKMGNQPGETTPTASEPRRRFKKLSAIFGNSGKPSKEQKYEDTTTTTTITAPPRESISSIFSKKPPRPDALSAADKPVSSVDNGWTVV, from the exons ATGGAGGCGTCGTCCATTGTTTCCAAAGCCAGGACCGCCTTTCATTCTGCGGCCGCTAAAGCCGAGAGAGTCTTCACGGACATCAGAAAATCGGATAATTCATTAACTGACCGAG ACGTCACAGTCGATTCAATCGGAGAAGATTGTGACAGAAAATCTGTTGAATCCTCAGATTCTGATTCTATAAACAACGCCGGCGACTCAAAG AGTCGCCAAGAAATAAAATACTTGACAAGAAAACCAGCTCCATTGAAGACAAAGCAGGATTGGCAAGAGAGATTTAAGAACTTCAGAATAGGGAGAAAAGGAGTTGAAGATTTTGAGACAGCTCAACATTCAACCATGGAACTTTTTGATGAAAAAGTGTTTGTCTTGAGCACAAGAGATGCTTTTGAATCAAAG GGTTCAGAAACAGGCTCGTCACCTGAACGTATGACCAACACCAGTATTATCCCTCCAGCATCTGTCCTGAAGCAATTGGTTATAGCCTTTGA GGCAGGAAAGAAGTACAAGTCAATGAAAGATCTTCTTGCATCATCCAGAGATTCTTCACCTGTGAGGGAGAGGGCTTTATCTGCTGTAAAGTCATTAATGCTACGTGATAAAGAAGACAAGTTCACAGCTGAGTTTGGTGGGGATGCAAAAGTTCTTTCTTTGTTAAATTCACTGCTTGATGCAG AAAGACAGTTTCCTGGGAGGAAGACTCAATTCGGTTTCGATACACTACCGAGTATGACATCTTTGCCAAAGGACATCCATGGTGCACCTCCAGCAAGTTTTGTTGTTGAACTTTCTGAAGTCATTGGAAGCCTGAAGACCCTACGTAAGATGTCATTGTTTTGGTGCAAGGTTGTTGCTGAA CTGAGAAGACTCTGGTCTGAAGGGCAATATGTTCCTGGCATCCCAACTGATGAAATACCAGATTTGAACTTATGTCTTCTGTATCAGAAGTTACAGGTTATCAATTGTTGCATTTCCAGAAAAAGGCGCCGATCCAACGCTGCTGATTCATTAGAATCTCTAATTAAGCTAGCTAATTCAAACGTTGAACAATCAGCTGCTGTGGAAGGCACTGGTTTGATCACCTCTGGTTTGTATGCTAGAATTAGCACTGAGGAACTTGTCCTCCGACTGGGAGCTGATAAGAAATCTGACAATTTAACAATGTTGGAAACTGGTGAACCCATTTATACCCCTGTTGTGCAG GAAGAACCTTTGCTTACGGAAGATCTTATGAGAGAAACAGAGGAGCTTGTGCTACGAACAGGGAG TGTTGGTGCCGGGTGTTCACAACTACTCTCAGACATGCAGGCTTTTAAG GCTGCAAACCCAGGTTGCATTTTGGAAGATTTTGTAAGATGGCATTCCCCGCCTGATTGGACAGAAATGGAGCCGAGTGGTACATCTGAAAATGCATTCAGAGATGGTGATTCATCATGTGCAAGAGGTCAACTAAGTAATAGAATGCAAAAAGAAG GCAATTTGTGGCGTGAACTGTGGGACACAGCAAAGCCAATACCAGCTGTTAAACAGGCACCCCTCTTTGACGAAGACTTAGCAGT GGAAGACATTCTGAATGATTTGGAGGAGATTCCACCTTCTGAGCTTCTTGGGCAattgtttctctctctt CTGGGTTCTGGATTTGTAATTGCCGAGGAAAAACTCTCCACAAATAGTAGTTTCTCGAAGATGTTCTATGAGTGCAGAGATTACATCCTTTCATCTTGTCAAGGCAGCATATGGGCTCAGAAAGTTGATGATATATGCCAG GTCTATGAAACTGTGGAGATGATGCTACTGAAGCCAGAGGAAGTTATGAAGATGGGAAACCAACCCGGAGAAACAACCCCCACCGCCAGCGAACCGAGACGCCGATTCAAGAAGCTCAGCGCCATCTTTGGCAATTCAGGCAAACCATCCAAAGAACAGAAATACGAagacaccaccaccaccaccaccatcaccgCACCACCACGTGAATCAATTTCctccatattttcaaaaaaaccTCCTCGGCCCGACGCTTTGTCCGCTGCTGACAAACCCGTTTCCTCTGTTGATAACGGTTGGACAGTCGTTTAA
- the LOC127792416 gene encoding uncharacterized protein LOC127792416, producing MRCIHQCYSPFFPSLSRSKFRQQPNAARLLHPDTPLARRRTRRKPMAVSSTALVLAAAASPAKSGDISVLLQTSAVLLFAYGIANFVVPEIISRDLQFDQTSKDDDSPSENDRSKGSESESESDSDSDSK from the exons ATGAGGTGCATTCATCAGTGCTATTCTCCGTTCTTCCCCTCGCTTTCTCGCTCCAAGTTCAGGCAACAGCCCAACGCAGCGAGACTGCTCCATCCTGATACGCCTCTCGCCAGGCGAAGAACTCGTCGGAAGCCGATGGCCGTCTCCAGCACCGCACTGGTTCTCGCGGCCGCCGCCTCCCCGGCGAAGTCCGGCGACATCTCAGTCTTGCTCCAAACCAG CGCGGTTCTTCTGTTCGCCTACGGGATCGCCAATTTCGTCGTGCCAGAGATCATCTCCAGGGATCTCCAGTTCGACCAAACGAGCAAAGACGACGACAGTCCCTCGGAGAACGATCGCAGCAAAGGGTCGGAATCGGAATCGGAATCGGACTCGGACTCGGACTCGAAGTAA